tctaaagatcccttccaacccctgccattctgtgatcctatggaCGAATCTTCTACATCTGTGACGAGCCCAGCTGGTGCAAACCACGCAGCTCACAAAagcccagcctcctgccagggaaggaaaagccaccaaacagccctgctgtgggcccCATCCCTGCCTCTGCCCCCCGTATGGGGGCAGCTCTCATTATCCAAAGGCAGGCAGGAGACAGTCAGCAACCTGGAGGAGGTGCTGTATCAGTCCTCCAACCCCCCTAACTCCCTGCTAGTCATCCCTGTCCTCAATGAACTTACCCATGGAATGAAGGTAAGGGCTTGTCACCAAAAACCGTTTCCAGAAAGCCACTCCTACTGTACCTCCTCTCTTGTGGTTCACAAAGACAGCCACAACCTACTCCAAAAAGCAACTCTACAAGAGTTGTAAGAATCTAACTAGTGCCTCTAGCAAAACACTTCCATCCTTTAGCCCAACCACAAGAGCTCCAGGTTTTAATGCCCACAGTAGCAGGGCAAAAGCCTGCCAATAAGCTGTCCTAGTTTCAGCTGAGACagggttaattttctttctagtacCTGCTACAAGGCTGTGCTTTGGGTTTACATtgaagagaatgttgataacatggggatgttttggttattgctgagcagcgCTTGCAAGCATCAAGGCAGTTTCTGCTTTTTACACTATCCTgtcagtgagtgggctggggggtAGGGAAGTAGAGGGTTGGGGGAGGCTGGTATGTAcacagaagctgggagggaacatggCCTGGACAtctgacccaaactagccacaGGGCCTTTCCATACCATAGACCATCGtgcccagtatagaaactgggggTGGTTGTCAGGGATGGGCAGACGGCTGCTCAGGCATCGGTCAGCgagtggtgagcaactgcactgggcattgcttgtctttttcttgggtttCGTTTCTCTTATTACTattattctattttattcttcctactgttattgtatttattttaacttaGTTACTACACTTGTCCTTATCTTAACCCACGAGTTTTGATTGTCCTTTGCaattcccctccccatccaacgggaggtgtggggagagggagggagcaaGCGGCTGCGTTGCCCCCTGGGCTGGAACCACCACATAAGCTAACAGGGTGAGCCTTGGACCCCTTTTGCTACCACATCTGTCACTCTGGCAAGACACACCAAGGTCAGCACTTCTGAACTTGACCCCTGCAGCCAGCATCCCCCAGTCTATCCCAGCTTGCTGACCCCAGGCAGGTGCCCGGCCCCAGCAGCgagccctcccagcccttgcctCAGAACGTGGTTGTGTCGGAAGTTCTCACGACGGCCGATCTCCACCGCGACGTGCGCCGGGGTCCAGCTGGGGTGGTTGCGGAAGCAGTcgctgagctgctggagatccTCCAGCGACAAGGGCTGGTGGGAGCTCTCGTAGAAAGGGCGCAGCTGCCCGGCGTACTGCTCGAAACGAGCCAGCGCTTCGGCTTCATTGTCCAGCTGGAAGAGCCTGAGGGAAAAGCAAACGCTGTGTTTGGTCCTGCTCAAAGGAACCAGCTCCATCCTGTGTACCTTGGAGAAACGGCTCTTCTCCAGATATTAGTGCTGATGTCACGCTCGTTCCAAGGAAAGAAGGGAGCCTACTTCATTAGCAGAGAGCATATTCTAGGTCCATtcacctcattaacacttacaagtacttaaaaggtggatgtcaagaggatgaggtgatgctttttttttgttgtctggagtgacaggactaggggtaacaGGCATAAAagtggagcacaaaaagttccaccgaaacacaaggaaaaacttctttggcgttgaggtgagggagccctggcacagactgcccatggagggtgtggagtctcctgctctggaggctttcaaaatctgcctggacgtgttcctgtgtgacctgatcttggtTGAACCTGCTATAGCAAGGGGGGtgaactagatgatttctaaagattccttccattctacaattctatggtCCTGTTTCTAAGGAACGTTAACTTTTGGGCTGAAGTATCGTGTGCTCCAGATGCTAAAGCAGCATTGAGCGTGAGTGGAAGTACAGGTACCAGCGGTTCTTTTGACCCGAGCGCCTATTTCGCAGCCACCTGCTTTTGCAACGGACTCTGTCCTGCCCTAGTCTCACAAGTTGTTTTGATGACAACTCCCCCATTAGCAAGAGCAAAGGCCTCCCCCTCCTGAGTCCCCTCACTGACTAAACGGGTCACCACACACTCACAGCCGCAAAGCACCGTGGTCCCGAGATTCCCACAGCGCAGATCTGCTGCTTTTGCACACACCAGTAGCGACTGCTGAAGGTGTGTCACTCACCGGAAAGCGACGTGGGGGCTCTGGGGATTCACCAGCAGGCAGTCCCATGACCGAGCAAGGCTGTTCTTATAGAGGGCCACCCTGCCGTCTTCCCTCAGGCAGATGTGAGCCGCATACTCTGCGGCCGGCACCTCCTTCACCCGGTAAGGATTGGTGAATATCTGGGTGACGCTATTGATGGTATTCACCAGGCGGCCAAAGAACTGCATCTTTCTGGAGCTTCAGGCGGCTTGTCCCGCGCGCCGCCCTGAGGGGCAAAAACCCGCTCACGGGctccgcccggcccggcccttCCCTCAACTCGGCGGCGCCGAGAAAGGCGAACCGAAACCCGCCGGCGTGACAACCCTGCGGTTTGCTCCCCGGCTCCTCCGGGAAGGGCACCGGGTTCTCCTCAGCGCCTCACGGCCACCGCCGACCTCTGACCCGCCCCCTCCTCGGCCTTACTCAGCGAGAAACAACTCCCCCGCCACGGCCACTCCTGGCCCCGCCTGCCAACCGCCTGGCCGCGCTGCAAGGAGCCGCCGGCCGCCGGGGGAGGCGGAGCGGGGCCCGGCGGGACGGGCGCGGGGGCCGGGGCAGGACCAGCGGGGGCGGGCGGACGGCGGGGCCCGAGCAGCTGACCGGGCTCCCGGCGTGCTCCGCGCCGCCAGCCACTCGGAGGCCACGCCCCCTGCGGGGCGGACCAATGAGCGGCGCCCGGCACGGGGAGGGGCGCTGAGGGCGGGGGCGCGGCGGCGAGCGGCGCTGCGTCACGGCCGGCGCCATGCCGGGGGCGGGCGGAACGGCGGGGGGCGCCATCTTTGTGAAGGGCGGAGGGGGGCGGGGCGCGGTGACGAACGGCCACGGTAACCCTTCTTAAAGAGGCGACGTCCCGTCGCGCCGGGGTTGGGTGAGGCCGCTCTGCTGCGGCGCAGGGCCGCGTCGGTCTGGGACTGGAGGGGGAAAAGCCCCCGACCCGTGGTGGGAGCGCGGTGCGACTCGCGGCGCGGCGCGttggcggcggcggctgccgggGCGGCGGCCGCTTTAAGAGCGGGGCCCGGCGCgcgcggcggcgggaggcggggTCGCGGTGACGTCACCGCATGACTGTGTTTTTATGAATGAAAAGAATCCGCGGGTGAGTAATCGCGCGCAGCGCGGCGGGAGGCGCCGCCCGACGGCCCGACCGGCAGCGGCCCCGCGGGGACCCGGTAAGCGCCCcaccgcccgcccgcccgcccgcggcGCCGACAGCCGGACCCCTCCGGGGCCTCCCGCTCCGCATCTCCACCGCGGGGCCGCCGGgagggggaggcggcggcgggggtcCGGCGCCGGCCGGGGGCCGATCTGCCGCCGCCAAGCGCGGGGAGCGGCACCGGGAAGGGAGGCTGGGGGGAGAGTGGCCGCGCTCCGGGGCCGCCCGCGCGTCTCTCGGGAGTCCCAGCCACCGCCCCGAAGGGACCCACCGCCGGAGCcaggggagcggcggcggctcccCGGCCCGGATTGCATCAGCTTCCAGCCGCCCCGGCTCCACCTTTCCCGCCGCCCCTCTCCAGCCCCTCATCTACCGGCCCGGCCGCCCTCGCCCCCCGGGGGCTTTGCGAACGGGGAGGGGGCTCCCCGACGCGGGGAGAGCCTGCGGCCCGGCCTCCCGgccctctctctcccctccccacccaggGACGGGGAGGGACCGGCCACCGGCGAGGGGACAGGCAAGTGCCGCTTCGGTGACTTTTCTTTCGGGGCTGCTGAATCACGGAGAGGCCACTTGTCGCCCGTCCACGCTGCGTGGCTGCGGCCCCGACCCTTCTCCTCCGGAGCCAGCAGACACCCGTCCGTCGGGCCGGGAGCTGGGCACGGGATGCGGTGGGGTGGCACTTCCGAGAGTCCCGGCTGAGTGGCTTCGCCAAGGTTTCGCCCCGTGGGGGCTGTTGCTTTTACTTTCCCTTCAGCCTGGGCGGACCTCACCCTGTCTTTTTCTCTTGGGGGGGAGCCGGGTCGGGGCGTTTTAGgtcccctgggcacagcagcatcCAGACCACCGTGGGGTGGGATGAAGGAGAGATGAGAAGTCTAGCTTTCCCCCGTTATTAGTGCTTTTCGCAGTCATTATGCCTGTTCTTGTCACTACTAcgtacttttttttaaaggagtagGGATGAGTCACGTGGCTGGCAGCAGGACTGTGAGTGCTGGGCCCGGGGCCAGCACGGCTGGTGTCCTCTGTGCCCAGGTGAGGGGCACGGGCTGGCAGTAACTGATTTTCCTCTTGGCTGCTTGGCAGGGCCAGCGTGAGGCAAGGATGGCTGCGGATGGGCTCTCCAGCAAGGCTCTGAAGGTGAGCACTAATGGGACTAGGGGcttggggacacacacacagagggttTTTGGGGGTTTCAAGTGaccatctctctctctgtcagGTGAAGCGGGAGCTGGGAGAGAACACACCACTGCTGTCAGATGAAGAGCTGATGGGGCTGTCAGTGCGGGAGCTCAACCACCACCTGCGAGGCCTCTCCAAGGAGGAGGTGGCGAGGCTGAAGCAGCGCCGGCGAACGCTGAAGAACCGGGGTTACGCCGCCAGTTGCCGGGTGAAGCGTGTCTGCCAGAAGGAAGAGCTACAGAAGCAGAAGATGGAGCTGGAGTGGGAGGTGGACAAGCTGGCCCGGGAGAATGCTGCCATGCGCCTGGAGCTCGACACCCTCCGTGGCAAGTACGAGGCCCTGCAGGGCTTTGCCCGCACCGTGGCCTCCCACGGGCCCTCTGCCAAGGTGGCCACCGCCAGCGTCATCACCATCGTCAAGTCCAGTGCCAACCAGGCCGCCTACTCCTAGTGCTGGCCTCTGTCCCCCGGCCGGGCACAGCCTTCCCGGGGTGTCTTCCCCCACAAATCTCCTCCCATACCCTCCCTGACCTCCTCTCTACTGGGACCCGTGCCCAGAATCCTCTTTCTCCCATCCCTTGACCTCCAGCTTGCCCACGTAGAGAGGGCTGCTGTAGcgtgggtgctggggcagaagACAGGACCTCACTGGTGGCTCCTgaagccctgcagccccttcccctcatACCCAGCCCTATACCCTGCTGCAGTCCCCCTGGCTGGGCAGCCCTTGCCCTAGGAGGTGCCAGCAGGAGAGGGTGAGCCCACACAGATATCAGTGGGGAAGCATCCCATGGCTCCAAGCTGGCAGAAAACACCAGGCGCCTCTCTTTTTGGGGAGGGCGTGGGAGAGCCAAGCACAGGCAAGGCACACCCAGGAGCGTGTgccagggaagaaaaggaagggagaCAGGTTTTGCAGCGAGGGGTAGAAAGGAGATGATGGAGAGAGGTGTCAGCATTGGCCCTGCAACTTGGTTGGAGCAGGGGAGGTAGCAGCGTGGCTGGAGTCTCTGTGTATGGAGATGGTGAGGGAAGGTGGCAGGtcagagggggaagagaaagtAGCTGAAGGTTGTTGCCTGGTAAAGATGAGCGGGATGGGAATGTGCTGTGGCACTAGGGGAGCCCAGATGGAGGAAAAGGGTcccttggagaagaggagggcTTGGGGGATGTGAGCTGGTCAGCCCAGGCTGTTGCCTATGAAGGGGAGAATCAGTGGTGCTGTTTTATCTCTCTCCATCACACGCATCCTTCACGCCTCTTCCTGCCTACAGGACGCTCAGCCTGGCTGGCCAAGCGTCTCCaaaacagcagcaccagcaggaaGGAAGCggaggcagctggagcagagataaACACTGTTTTGCTCAGCACAGGCCAGTTTGTACGGCCCCACCAAGCGCTCCCCAGAGCCCTACCGCCTACAAAGCTCACGGGAAGGTGCTCCTGGCCCCTGAGAATCTGGAGGCAGATAGAGGGGTGGAGGTGCAGGAGGTGGGAAGCAGGGGCGGAGAGCATCCTGGCTTCTGGGACCTGCCTGCCTGGCAGGCAGGTAGGCTCCTCCCTTTGGTTTTCCTCCAGCTTGGACACAGGTGTGGGACAGCCAGCTCTTCCGCAAGGTGAAAGGCCACAGAAGAGCTGCGTTTGCTAAATACAGGCACCATGGGGGAGGTAAGAGGAGGCAGACTCTTATTGGCATCTGCCGCTGTAGGTGACTTCCCCCAACTCCCGCCCCCTTTCTGCCCTCGCCTGGGTATTGCCACGCCAGCCACTCTCGGCTGCAGCCCCATCCCTCCCCGGAGAGGTGCCCGTCGTCGCTCGTGGAGGGGGCACCGTGGTTAGCATCCCCCCACCCCAGCTcctcttgggttttatttattgcACGAACATAAGTTATTTTTCACGTCCTCTTTGCCATTCCGCCTCTCGGCACAGCCAGGATGTTGGTACAGAGCCGtactttatattttatatatgcaAATCACATTTTATCTTATatagagcaaaaaaaaaacttatttattttctgacttACGGTATGTGTCCTACCTGACTCCTCTTGTATTTTGTAGACTTTACAAATAAAGCAAgttcttttttggtttgtttttttttttccacagccgAGTGTGTGTTTGGTCAATTCTTGAGCTTCAGGACAGGGCTGTGTCTCAGGGAGACCGGGCTTTCTAGCTTTTGCTGCTGGATGTGGTCAAAAACGTGCCTCAAAAAGATGGGATGGGGGGACAGGTGTGTAGCCtcttgggggggaaaaaaaaggctcaggAGTAAGCTAGCTTAATGCTGAATGTGACTCCCCCCCAAAGGGCTTGCTTGCAATTtgtctgtgctgcaggaaaAGATGATGTTTTGAGCAAGGAAAAAAGATCCCTCtgggctgccctcagccctggtGTGGGAAGAGAGGCAGGTGCAATTGGGGCAGCTCTACCCAAAAACTTCCCTCCTGAGTGACCTCAGTGCCTGTCTCAGgcaggggaagaaggaaaggagggagCTCACATCTGTGAGTGGCAGGTGAAGTGGGGCAGGTGCTTTACCTGGAGGTGAAGCCCATCCTTCTCCCTGGGGGCAAAAGCCACCCTTCCTCAGAGTCACCAAGGTAGACACAATGAGCATGTTCCCCTGATGCCCCAGTGGGCCAGGTCCCAGCTCCCAGGGGAGTTCTGGGTTTTACATTCACCTTGAGTCTCCTTTGGAGccattcaaaacccaactggatgagttcccatgtgacctactctaggaggtcctgctctggcagggaggttggactagatgatctttcaaggctccttccaacccttaagattctgtgattccccaGCCCCACCACCATTCACGGAAGAAAAGCCAGAAAGCAGCCCCCTTTTCCCCCACAGACATTCTGCACTGATCACCCAAGATCAGCGCTCAGCTCTAGTCAACGTTTCTGATAACTTTCTTTTGCTCCTGCCTTGGGCCATCGGTGATGTCTTGCCCCCAGGGCTGCTGTAGTGGTGCTTCTCCTTCAGCTCCTGTGATTTATTGCACAAACACAAACAAAGCTTTGCTCGTTAGGACTAGACACCCTTGACCCCCTAAGCCAAACCTCCCCCTCGGTTCAGAGCAGTCTCCCCGGACAGCACCACGCAGAGGCAGCTGAAGTACAATCTATATTatctctatattttttttattatttgtcatCATATTTGCTCCTTTCTGCAGAGTATAACGTCACAAAGACCAAAATAGAGAGAGCGGCTTGTCGCTGAGCTCACGTCAGTTAAACACAATAGGTACAAAACTAGGTGACTCTGTCTTATttatcatactttttttttcctttttttttgcagtcatTTATATACAAAGAACTACTCtatatggaaaaataataaacaaatcCCATGGGTATGTTACATGGTaaacaaggaaggaaggaaggagggagggggaaagcagGTGAGGGAGAGCAGCTCCAAGGGCCTACTCCTGGAGTTCGTTGGGGCCCTGGGCTACCACAAGCCCACAGGTGCCTTGGTCTCCTCTGCCTCAAGCTCTGGGTCTTAAGATATTTGTGCCTCCAAGCCAAAGCAGCTTCAGAGGTGGTTCTCGCTCCGGCACTTGCCTGAGCAGGAAGCTCAGCGATGATTTTGCGTGGTGTTACGAAATAGCTATGTCTATAAAATTCTAATGCATGGCTGTTGTTCGGGTGCTAGTTCTTCACCAGGCTCCTCTGAAGGCAGATAGTGCAAAAGGGTTATTACTTGAAACCACTACATAGAGGAAGCTTTGAGGATACCCAGATCCTCTGCACAGCACGTGTGCAGCGTACATTTCAGAAGAGTTCAAAAACCAGAACGCTTCTCCAGGCCTGGGTCACCTTTGAGTCCGGGGAGGGCGATCTCAGAGATCTCAGAGCTCAGCCACCCGAGACTGGGGACAGTCACCAGTTAAGTGACACTGAAACAGCATCCAGGCTTGCAAATGCaaggaaaggggaagaaggGATCGTGTCCGTGCCCTGCTTTCCTAAGAGAGAGGGGAAGTTTAACATAAACATCTCACACTAAAGGACTATTAATCAAagccctggaagtgttcaaggttggatgaggctttgagcacCCGGGTCTGgaggaaggtgtccctgcccatggcagcggggctgggattggatgatctttaggagcccttccaacccaaacctttctacgattctatgaagaCGGAAGGAAAGCCTTTTCCCTCTTCAGCCCTGGTTTTGAGACAGCTTGTGGCATGAGGAAAGGAGTTTTACACCAAGCCCACACAACCCCTGGCAGACAGCGCTCACACGGCCATTGCAGCAGCGACAGATGTAGGAAAAGCAGTAACTGCAAGGCCTTGCAGCCTGTGTGCAAATGGGAAGGGaaacccagcagcagagaagctgctggacCCACTGACCCTGCCTCTAGCTCCTCCAGGAGTTGGCACTGTTGCTCCCACCTGCTTCACCATCCCCTAAATgcaaaagtacagaaaaaacaCACTGTCCTTAGGCCTTTCCCCCCTCATCTTATCTccagagcagggagggaaaCTGCCTCTCTTCAAGTCCTTTTTGCCCCGCTCCTGACCACACGCTTCTGGCAGGGGTGCTCTTTGCTCACAGTTGCTTCTCAGAGAGTGAGTGAGTGAGCAAGTACATAGCTTAGGATACAAGACGAAAGGGAAACTCCAGGCAATAAGCCAGACTCCAGTGTTCCTGGCAGAGCAACGGGGGGCCAACCTGGAAACACACAGGTCTGCCCACGGCAGGGTAGGCATCACGGGGGAAAGGAATGGAGAAATTACAAGCCCAGAAGAACACAGCAGCTTGCTCCAGACTCTCTCATTTTGCTTCCTGCTTGGGGACAGGGGCATCTGATCTGTGACAATTTTAACCAAGAGGCATTTCCTGGTCCCTGGATAGATCTACAGAAGGGTCATTTTTTGTTGGCTCCACTAAATCCTTAGGGGCCAATacgaaaccaaacaaaaaaaagaggaagcttCTTTGCCCGTTCCTGTAGATGCTGTCTCCATCACCAATAGCACTGCAGTTGCTGCAGAGCCTGTGAGGTGGCTTGGGAAACTAAGAGGGACAATTTTAAACAGCCAGGTCATGTCAGGTGTCAAGTTTGGCCCAGAACAGCTATGGAGAtaaaaagcaaaggagaaatgTGCAACATCTCCTCCTGAATACTCCAACCTAAGGGCAAAACTTGTGCCACACACAGGGGAAGTCATGACCAGTACAGGGAAAGCTGCCTGCAGGTGACTagaccctgctctggcagctaCCTGCTGCTATCCACACCTTTAACAGGGGCAACTATGTCAGTGGGGGATAGGaaacaagaagggaaaaaaagttttagtgTTTACATATCTTCCTTTCCCAAAGGGGGATGAAAAGGCTGGAGCTCTACAAACTTCCAGCACCTATCATGCCCAGGCCTCCGTCTTGTTAGCAGGGAGGCTTCTTGCCACAGGAATGCAGGAGAGAGGGGACGCCCCACT
Above is a window of Colius striatus isolate bColStr4 chromosome 1, bColStr4.1.hap1, whole genome shotgun sequence DNA encoding:
- the MAFF gene encoding transcription factor MafF, with translation MAADGLSSKALKVKRELGENTPLLSDEELMGLSVRELNHHLRGLSKEEVARLKQRRRTLKNRGYAASCRVKRVCQKEELQKQKMELEWEVDKLARENAAMRLELDTLRGKYEALQGFARTVASHGPSAKVATASVITIVKSSANQAAYS